The genomic window TTCCTAAGGGTGGGTCAGAGGCTATGCATACCTTATAAGGGCAGAAGCCCCCAGAAGAAGAGTTCACCTACAAATTACACTATCTACGTTGTAAAGCGCGGGGATAGTCTTAAAGAAATAGCCCAGAAGTTTGGGGTGAACTGGAGAGACATAAAGGCTGCCAACAGACTCAGGAGCAACACTATATTCGTAGGACAGAAGCTGAAGATACCCACAAGCGAAGAAAAGAGTGCAGAGACATCTAAAACCTACAGAAGGGGAGAGGTCGTATACATAAAGTACAGGGTGAGGAGAGGAGATAGCTTACAGAGAATAGCCCAGAAGTTTGGGGTGAACTGGAGAGACATAAAGGCTGCCAACAGACTCAGGAGTGACGTAATACGGGTAGGACAGCTGATAAAAGTACCTGTCCCAAAGAAAGCCTTTGAGAGAAAGTACATAGACAAACCTAAGATAGATATAGCTTTCCTTCCCGTAGATGGAAAGGTTGAGGAAGGCTCAAGGGGTGTTGATATATACGCTTCCTGCGGTGAAAAGGTCAGGGCTGTTGATAGCGGTAAGGTTATATACAGTGGAGATGACCTTTCAACCTATGGAAATATGGTAATAGTTGAGCATGCTGGGTATCTGTCAATATATGCCTATAACATGCAGAACCTGGTTGACAGAGGAGACAACGTAGCTAAGGGAGAGGTTATCGGGAAGGTAGGGCTAAAACCGGGCTCCGGGAAGTGTGCCCTCCACTTTGAGGTCAGAACCAAAGACGGCGCTGTACTCAACCCCCTTGAATATTTAGGAAAAAAGTAATACAATAGTGGTTTCCTGAAAGGAGTGTGAGATGAAGACATACAGGGTAAAACCCCAGGAAGTTGAGAGAAAGTGGTACGTGGTTGATGCGGAAGGCAAAGTCTTAGGAAGGCTTGCCAGCGAGATAGCCAAGATACTGAGAGGAAAGCACAAACCCTACTACCAGCCGGACGTTGACTGTGGAGATTTCGTAGTGGTGGTTAACGCAGACAAAATCAGGGTTACAGGAAACAAGCTCTCTCAGAAGAAGTATTACAGGCACTCCAACTACCCGGGAGGACTTAAGGAGAGAACCCTTCAATGGATGCTTGAGAACAAACCCGAAGAGGTCATAACACTGGCAGTGAAGAGGATGCTCCCCAAAAACAGGCTCGGACATAGGATGCTCAAAAAGTTGAAGGTGTACAGGGGAGCTGAGCACCCTCATGTATCTCAGAGACCAGAGCCCCTGGAGGTTGAGGCATGAAACTTAAAGACTTCAAAATAACACCTGAGAACTCCCATTACGGAACTGGAAGGAGAAAGGAGTCTATAGCCAGAGTGTGGATACTGAAAGACCAGCCCAATAAGTTCATAGTCAGGGTAGATGAGACCGGTAAGGAGTACGACCTCAGAGATTACGTTCAGAGGGAGACTCTCTTCCAGAAGGTGATGCTTCCCTTCAAGGCTACAGGAACGGAAGGGAAGTTCGGCATATACGCCACCGTTGAAGGAGGAGGAATATCCGGTCAGGCTGAGGCTATAATGTACGGGGTTGCAAAAGCTCTCCTCGCTCACAACTCAGACTTCAGAACGCCGCTTAAGAAGGCTAAACTCCTCGCAAGAGATGCAAGGGAGAAGGAGAGGAAGAAATACGCTCAGATGGGTGCAAGGGCTAAGTACAGGTGGAGCAAACGTTAAGGGTCTGTATTTACGGAGCTACGGGTTATACAGCCTCAGAACTTATCCGTATCCTCGTTGAGCACCCCTACGTTCGCATAACTGACCTCGTATCCTCTTCAACCGCTGGAAGAAAGGTCTCGGAGGTTTTACCCCACCTGACACCCAAGCTTGGAGACCTCGTCCTATCAAAGGAACCTGAAGAAGACTTTGACCTCGCTTTCTTGTGCCTTCCCCACGAAGTTTCCCTGGAAACTGTCCCTGAGCTCTTATCTAAAGGGAAGAAGGTCGTTGACCTCTCCGGAGCTTATAGAATTAGGAACCCAAAGGCTTACGAGGAGTTTTACGGTTTTGTGCACAGGTATGAAGATGTATTGGAAACAGCTGTTTACGGGTTGCCTGAATTTTTCAGGGAGAGTATTAAAGGGGCTCAGCTGGTAGCAAATCCGGGGTGTTACCCTACAGCTACCCTCCTCGCTTTGTATCCGCTAATTAAAGAGAAGGTTGAGTTTGACAGCGTAATAGTACACGCCCTTTCTGGAGTGTCTGGGGCTGGGAGAGGGCTAAGACAACAATTCCACTATCCGGAAATGGAGGAGAACTTCTTCGCCTATTCCGTTGAGAAGCACAGACACACGCCAGAGATGGAGGACGTTGTGAAGAGGCTCTCAGGTAGAGAGATGAGGATAAGGTTTACACCTGTGGTGGTGCCTGCGTCAAGGGGAATGCTTTCTACCCTTTACGTAAGAACAAATATCAAAGATATTGAAGACCTTTACAGGGAAACCTATTCAGGTGAGCCTTTCATTACTATATCCCGCACACCTCCAATGACAAAGTGGGTTCTCGGTACCAACAACTGCATCCTTTACCCAACCTATGACGCCAGAAGCTCAACGGCTATTATACTTTCAGCCCTTGATAACCTCGGTAAGGGAGCTTCCTCACAGGCGGTCCAGAACATGAACCTCATGTTCGGTCTTGAAGAGACCCTTTCTCTACCAACAGTTCCCAAATTTCCATAAGATTTTCCTTATATGCTAATCATTTTAAATTAGATTTATTTATCAATACATAAGTAACAATTAATAAACTTCCCAAGCCCTTTCCTCTAAATTATTTAGTGCGATGTTGAGAATCTTAGTCCTTCTAATTATTGGAATATCTACACTTTCCAGCGCCCAGGTTGAAGGGTGGGTCACGGACTTTAAAAGAGGCGTTGAGCTTGCCAAAGCCCAAGGGAAAGAAGTTCTCCTGTACTTCTACGGAGAGCACTGTCCCTACTGCTTACAGATGGAGGAGTTTGTCCTCGGTGACCCCGATGTGGACCGCTACATAAGGGAGCGCTTCATTGTAGTTAGCCTCAACATAAACAGTTCGGAAGAACTCAACAGGAAGTTTGGGGTTTACGGAACCCCCCATTTTGTTATTTATGACCCCAACTATGATAGGATAGTTTTGAGTATATTTGGAAGCAGGGAGCGGGAAGACTTTTTAAACTTGCTAACTAGAGCTTGTAAAAAAACCAGTTTAAGGAGGTGTTAGCCATGATTACAAGAAGGGACCTGCTGAAGGTGGCAGGAGTGGGAGCGGTGGCACTACTGGCAGCTCCCGGAGCGGTAAGAACCTCCTTCGGGGCTGAGAAGAAGTCCATTGAAGATGCCCTGAAGGAGCACCTGGGGAAAGGACTCTCCGGTCTGAAGGAGAGCAACCTGATAAACATTAAGGCTCCTACCATAGCCGAGTCCGGTGCTAACGTTCCCGTTCAGGTGAGCGCCAACATACCCGTTGACCAGGTTGAGGCTCTCTACATATTCGCCGATGAAAACTTCAACCCCTGGGTTGCTACCGTTGAGCTTACACCCATGAACGGGGAAGTGTTCTTCGCCACAAGGATAAAGCTTGCAAAAACCTCTCCCGTAAGGGCGGTCGTTAAGATGAAGGATGGAACACTCCTTGCAGCTGCTAAAGAGGTTAAGGTAACCGTCGGCGGTTGTGGCTGATAAAACCTTAAAAATTTAAAAGGGAGGTAAAGGAAGATGGCAACCATAGGAAGAGCTGTAGTCAGGGTACCCAAGAGCGCCTCAAAGGGCGAGGTTGTGAAGATTCAGATGGTCATAACCCACCCTATGGAGACGGGCCTCAGGAAGGACAAGAAGACAGGCCAGCTCATACCTGCCCACTACATAACCAAGGTTGAGTTTCTTTTCAACGGAAAGAAGGTAACCACCCTTCACACAGGGGCAGGGGTAAGTAAGAACCCGTAC from Hydrogenivirga caldilitoris includes these protein-coding regions:
- a CDS encoding M23 family metallopeptidase, whose product is MNLLLVLIFAISLLPTEGNAAKCRLYHKVKPGESLWSVADRYNMYIEDILRANPKLDKKKFLRVGQRLCIPYKGRSPQKKSSPTNYTIYVVKRGDSLKEIAQKFGVNWRDIKAANRLRSNTIFVGQKLKIPTSEEKSAETSKTYRRGEVVYIKYRVRRGDSLQRIAQKFGVNWRDIKAANRLRSDVIRVGQLIKVPVPKKAFERKYIDKPKIDIAFLPVDGKVEEGSRGVDIYASCGEKVRAVDSGKVIYSGDDLSTYGNMVIVEHAGYLSIYAYNMQNLVDRGDNVAKGEVIGKVGLKPGSGKCALHFEVRTKDGAVLNPLEYLGKK
- the rplM gene encoding 50S ribosomal protein L13, encoding MKTYRVKPQEVERKWYVVDAEGKVLGRLASEIAKILRGKHKPYYQPDVDCGDFVVVVNADKIRVTGNKLSQKKYYRHSNYPGGLKERTLQWMLENKPEEVITLAVKRMLPKNRLGHRMLKKLKVYRGAEHPHVSQRPEPLEVEA
- the rpsI gene encoding 30S ribosomal protein S9, giving the protein MKLKDFKITPENSHYGTGRRKESIARVWILKDQPNKFIVRVDETGKEYDLRDYVQRETLFQKVMLPFKATGTEGKFGIYATVEGGGISGQAEAIMYGVAKALLAHNSDFRTPLKKAKLLARDAREKERKKYAQMGARAKYRWSKR
- the argC gene encoding N-acetyl-gamma-glutamyl-phosphate reductase translates to MEQTLRVCIYGATGYTASELIRILVEHPYVRITDLVSSSTAGRKVSEVLPHLTPKLGDLVLSKEPEEDFDLAFLCLPHEVSLETVPELLSKGKKVVDLSGAYRIRNPKAYEEFYGFVHRYEDVLETAVYGLPEFFRESIKGAQLVANPGCYPTATLLALYPLIKEKVEFDSVIVHALSGVSGAGRGLRQQFHYPEMEENFFAYSVEKHRHTPEMEDVVKRLSGREMRIRFTPVVVPASRGMLSTLYVRTNIKDIEDLYRETYSGEPFITISRTPPMTKWVLGTNNCILYPTYDARSSTAIILSALDNLGKGASSQAVQNMNLMFGLEETLSLPTVPKFP
- a CDS encoding thioredoxin family protein; translated protein: MLRILVLLIIGISTLSSAQVEGWVTDFKRGVELAKAQGKEVLLYFYGEHCPYCLQMEEFVLGDPDVDRYIRERFIVVSLNINSSEELNRKFGVYGTPHFVIYDPNYDRIVLSIFGSREREDFLNLLTRACKKTSLRRC
- the soxY gene encoding thiosulfate oxidation carrier protein SoxY — its product is MITRRDLLKVAGVGAVALLAAPGAVRTSFGAEKKSIEDALKEHLGKGLSGLKESNLINIKAPTIAESGANVPVQVSANIPVDQVEALYIFADENFNPWVATVELTPMNGEVFFATRIKLAKTSPVRAVVKMKDGTLLAAAKEVKVTVGGCG
- the soxZ gene encoding thiosulfate oxidation carrier complex protein SoxZ, translated to MATIGRAVVRVPKSASKGEVVKIQMVITHPMETGLRKDKKTGQLIPAHYITKVEFLFNGKKVTTLHTGAGVSKNPYFAIKMKVTESGTLTIKYEDNKGGKWEKSAEINVS